The sequence TCATCCGCTCGACAGCCTTTTCCAGTACGCGGTGCGGGAACTTGCCTTCGAGGATCTTCGCAGGCGTGGTTTCCTTGATGCCGCCGACATAGCCGGTATGCTTGTAATAGGTCTTGGTTTCAGCCTTGTTGCTGGTGAACTTGACCTTGTGCGCGTTGATGACGATCACGTGATCGCCGCAATCGACATGCGGGGTGTAGCTCGGCTTGTGCTTGCCGCGCAGCAAGTTGGCGATGATCGCGGCGAGGCGGCCAACGACCAGACCATCGGCATCGATGATGTGCCATTTTTTTTCGACCTCGGCCGGTTTGATCGACCGGGTGGCCTTGGTGAGAGCCTTCATGGCTGGATAATCCTCAAAAGATGAATGTCTGCCGGGCCTGGTCCAGCCTGAATGGTTCAAGACGTGACTCGGCTCGGAAGCGGGCGAATTGGTCGCTTGGCGCGCTCAAGTCAAGCAAAACCGGGCTTTAGAGGGGAGGTAAAATAATACCGCACCCTTGGCCAGGCGTCGCTCAGGCCGGTTGCAGCGTCCATGTTTCGGACGATCGACGCTGCGATTCGCCGATGCGGGTGACCACTGCGCGCCGCGCTCGCTGCACCAGTCGCCTGCTTTGCATCAGCTGCGCGTCGAAAGTGACCGCCACTTCGCCCATGCTGCCGCCGGGCAATGCAATCTGTTCCGCGGCGCTCCATTGCGCCTGGCGCGGATAGAACAGATCGCGGGGCATCCGGCTGATCAGCGGTTCCGCAGATCGCATGATGCCGTTGAGATATTGCCGCGCCTGATCGCCGGGGCCGACCTGCTCGAGTTGCGCCGCCGCCAGCGCGACCGCCTTCCTCAGCTGCGAGCGGGTTTCCACTCGGGCATCGGTGCCTGCCAATTGTCCGCCGCTATCCAGCATTATCGGGAACTGCGCCTCCTCGGTGCGCTGCTCTTCCATCCGTGCGAAGGCAGCCAGGCTGGGCGGTGCCTCGACCTTGGCCGAGAGCTGCTTGCCCGAAAGCGCATAGCCGCGGTCGATAGCCTCGAAGCGGACCTGCCATTTGCGCCGTACGATGATGGCTGCACCGTCGATCAGCTCGCGCGTCAGCACGCGCTCGAAAATCATCGAGTGCGGCGGTGGATCGAAGCCAGTCAAGCCGCCGGGCGACGGACCGGAAGGGGCGAGGGCGTTCACCGCGCCCGCGCTGCTCGCCAGCAAGGGTGCCGCGGCAAATCCGGCCGCCAGCCTCAATGCTGTCCGGCGATCCGCATCCGTGCCCCCAGAATCCCGCATCAGCGCGCGCGCCGTCCCAGCAGATGCGCGGTCCACGCAACACTCGCGACCAGCAGCGCGCCCACCGCCTGATGCGCCACCGCCAGCCATAGCGACACTTCGGAGATTACCGTCGCTATGCCGAGCAGGATTTGCACGCCCAGCGCGCTATGCAATGCGATCGAGGCTTGCCGCTGGATCGGCCGGACGGCCCTGGCGAATATTACCAGCGCCACCAGCGCCGCCACCGCCCACCAGCGATGGAGGAAATGGAGCAGGAAGGGATCGTGGCTCGCTGCCCATAGAAATCCGCGCGTACCATCATATTCGGGCACGAACTGCCCCTGCATCAATGGCCAGCTATAGGAAGCGTGACCGGCGTTGAGCCCTGCTACCCATGCGCCGAGCAACAATTGCACGAACAATACCATGCCCACCGCAACGGTAAGCCGGGTCAGCCGGGCGGGCTTGGCCGCAGGTCGGCGGTTCAGTTGCAACAGGTCCAGCGCGGTCCAGATCAGCCCGGCGAGAGTGAACAATGCGGTGAGCAGATGAATCGATAGCCAGAAATGGCTTACATCGGTCATCTCCCCGCCTAGCCCGCTGCGCACCATAAACCAGCCAAACGCACCCTGCAGCCCGCCCAGTGCCAACAGTGCGAGCAGCCGCCATTTATACCCGGTGGGGATGTAGCTTTTGACCCAGAACCAGGCGAGCGGAAGCGCGAATGCCAATCCGATCACACGGCCAAGAAAGCGGTGCGCCCATTCCCAGAAAAAGATGAACTTGTAATCGGCTAGCGTCATTCCGGCCGGGCCGGTGACGTTCATATATTCGCCGGTGGTACGGTATTTCGCGAATTCCGCTTGCCACTGCGCCTCGCTCAATGGCGGGATCGCACCGGTGACCGGTGCCCAATCGGTGATCGACAGTCCCGATTCGGTCAGCCGTGTAATGCCGCCGACAACCACCATGGCGAAGACCAGGCCGGCCATGCCGAACAGCCATTTGGCCAATAAAACAGGCCGTGCGCTGCCTCCGGCACTGCGCGGCAAGTCGCGGGAAAGTCCGATTGTTGCTGCCATGCCGCATTCATTGGTCAGCCAGAGGCGCTTGCGCAAGTGCAATCCGCTCACCGCGCATTGCGTTGGCCGCATCGCGAAAATACCTGCTGTGGGCGCTTGCGGCCTTGAAACATGTTACACCATAACATAGGTATCGCCTCAGCAATGGCATTCGCATTCGCCTCGATTCGCAAACGACTGGATCGGACGGGCATAATCCTGTCCGGCCTGTGCGCTGCGCATTGCCTGCTCACCATCCTGCTGATCTCCTCCTTCGGTCTTGGCAGCCATTTCCTGCTTTCGCCGATATTTCACCGGGTTGGGTTGGCGCTGGCGCTGGTGATCGCTGCGGTTGCGATCGGCTGGGGTGCGCTGCGCCACCGGCGGCCGCTGCCATTCGTCATCGCCATGATGGGGCTGACCTTCATGGGCGGCGCGCTGGCGGTCCCGCATGGGAGCGACGAGGCGATACTGACGATTATCGGGGTGTCGCTCGTCACGCTGGGTCACGTGCTCAACCTGAATGCTGCGAAACGAGCGAGCTTGCCTAAGTCGCACTGAACGCTATCTGCCCCTGCATGGCAGATACTACCGCGACTTCGATCACCCTTACCGTCAATGGCGAGGCCCGGCGCAGCGATTCGGCCAGCGTTGCCGATCTGGTGCGCGAGCTGGGGCTGGACCCGGCGAAGGTCGCGGTGGAACATAATGGCGAAATCGTCCCCCGCTCCGCGCTGGAACAGGCCGCGCTGACCGATGGCGATACGCTGGAGATCGTGCATTTCGTCGGCGGCGGTGCCCCGGATACGGACGATAGCTGGGAAGTTGCCGGCCACCGCTTCACTTCGCGGCTGATCGTCGGGACGGGCAAATATAAGGATTTCCAGCAAAACGCCGATGCGCTGGCAGCTTCGGGCGCGGAAATCGTCACGGTGGCGGTGCGCCGCGTGAATGTCAGCGATCCCAAGGCGCCGATGTTGACCGATTTCATCGATCCGGGGCGGGTCACCTATCTGCCCAACACTGCGGGTTGTTTCACTGCCGACGATGCCATCCGCACATTGCGCCTGGCGCGCGAAGCGGGTGGATGGGATCTGGTGAAGCTGGAAGTGCTGGG comes from Alteripontixanthobacter sp. and encodes:
- the rplM gene encoding 50S ribosomal protein L13, translating into MKALTKATRSIKPAEVEKKWHIIDADGLVVGRLAAIIANLLRGKHKPSYTPHVDCGDHVIVINAHKVKFTSNKAETKTYYKHTGYVGGIKETTPAKILEGKFPHRVLEKAVERMIPRGPLGRDQMRALHLYNGTEHPHDGQQPEVLDVASMNRKNKVSA
- a CDS encoding COX15/CtaA family protein, coding for MAATIGLSRDLPRSAGGSARPVLLAKWLFGMAGLVFAMVVVGGITRLTESGLSITDWAPVTGAIPPLSEAQWQAEFAKYRTTGEYMNVTGPAGMTLADYKFIFFWEWAHRFLGRVIGLAFALPLAWFWVKSYIPTGYKWRLLALLALGGLQGAFGWFMVRSGLGGEMTDVSHFWLSIHLLTALFTLAGLIWTALDLLQLNRRPAAKPARLTRLTVAVGMVLFVQLLLGAWVAGLNAGHASYSWPLMQGQFVPEYDGTRGFLWAASHDPFLLHFLHRWWAVAALVALVIFARAVRPIQRQASIALHSALGVQILLGIATVISEVSLWLAVAHQAVGALLVASVAWTAHLLGRRAR
- a CDS encoding MerC domain-containing protein, whose product is MAFAFASIRKRLDRTGIILSGLCAAHCLLTILLISSFGLGSHFLLSPIFHRVGLALALVIAAVAIGWGALRHRRPLPFVIAMMGLTFMGGALAVPHGSDEAILTIIGVSLVTLGHVLNLNAAKRASLPKSH
- the thiS gene encoding sulfur carrier protein ThiS; the encoded protein is MADTTATSITLTVNGEARRSDSASVADLVRELGLDPAKVAVEHNGEIVPRSALEQAALTDGDTLEIVHFVGGGAPDTDDSWEVAGHRFTSRLIVGTGKYKDFQQNADALAASGAEIVTVAVRRVNVSDPKAPMLTDFIDPGRVTYLPNTAGCFTADDAIRTLRLAREAGGWDLVKLEVLGEARTLYPDMRETLKATEVLAKEGFHPMVYCVDDPIAAQQLEQAGAVAVMPLGAPIGSGLGIQNRVTIRLIVEGAKVPVLVDAGVGTASDAAVAMELGCDGVLMNTAIAEAKDPIRMARAMKLAVEAGRDAYLSGRMATRKYADPSSPLAGLI